GTGCCACAAGCTGCTCGAGCAGGCGCCTGCCAGGAACGGTCGAGCGCGAGGAGAGGCTGATTCGTGGCACTTCCTGGGCCACATGCGAGATGATCGAGTCGAACTCGTCGTCGGCGAACAAGGCTTTCAGCTGATGGTGGTCGGCGATACTTTCGATTTGTCGTGCTGCCAGGCCGGTGTTCAACAGCACCACGTCTACCCCCAGTAATCCGCAGGCGACGGTGCATTCGGTCATCGCGATGTGATTGCGTGCCAGCACCCCGACGGTGTCTCCGGAGCGCAGCCCCATCGCGTACAAACCCGCAGCTATGCGGTGTGACCGTTGATGTACTTCTGCGAACGTCCGAGTTCCTCGGTCGTCGATAAGCGCGATGGCATCCGGTGATGTCGCCGCGGCTGCCCCGAACCCGCCGCCCAGCGTGAAACCCCATTTGGACAAAGAATTCAGTTGTCGAAATGCAAGATCTGGACGTGCAGTGCGGATGACACCGGTTTTGTACATTGTCTTGGCGATATCGAGTTGCATCGTCCGGGAGTTACCCGAACCGGAGAGAACAGAGGTCTGCTTCCCCGCCAGGTAGTCGGCAAGGTGCGCGAACCCTGCTCGCAACCAATCGCATACAACGCTGTTGCGGTCGGGAACACGCGAGTACGCGCCGTTCAGGGATGCTTTGAACACAGTCACGTCGACCGTGCATCGGCCCGGCGAAACCTCGGTGAGGTGGACATTGACGAATCCGCCGGAATCGAGATGAGTGATCGACATCGTCGTTCTCACGTAATCGAGGTCGAGACGCAAAGCGTGATCGATGCTGTCGACCCTTGCCGTGAACGCGCCCGGAATCGATTCCGATACAGGCAGGCAGGACTCTAGTCCCATGAAGAACCGGCAATACCATTCCGGCGCAGTCACGATTTCCCAGACTTGATCTTTCGAATGTTCGAAGTCGATGGTCACATCGATCACGTCGGACAACATAGCGGTTCCGCCCCCAGTCAGACGTGCGCCCCACCAGTGCGGGGATTGCTTGATCCAAACCCAATATCGGATGGTAGACGGCAACCGGCACGCCTGAGCAGCGTTCGGGAAAGTTTTTCAGATCAGGCTGGACGCGCCTGAGTGCCACGCTGTCAGTACTCGGTCACCCAGCGCAGCGTCGACAAAATCGAGAGCGCGCATCCCGAAGACGATGTCGGACTCGAGATGGGGTTCTGTACGAATGAGGCCGCCGACGACGTCGTGACGCAATAACTGCTCGTGCACGGCGTCTGCCTCGACGTGCTCGGCGTAGAACTCGATGCAGGCCTGCGGTGCCCCTAGCCGCTCGAGGCCGGTGACCAACCGCTGTGACCCGGGCGAGGACGTGATCTCAGTGGCAGCGAAGTGCCCGACCGTAGCGCCGCGCAGTCCCCGGTGCAGACCGAAGAGCGACATCAAATTGACCCAGGCGAGCGTCTCGGCAGGCACTCGATCGGTATATCCGAGGTAAGTCGAATTCAGGTCGGCGGCATCCATCAGGTCTGCCCACAATTTCTGATGTACTCGCTCACCGCGCCCGCCGCCGTACTCGTCGAACTCGACCGCGACGTACGACGCTTTTACCTGTCCGTGCAGCCGAGGAATTGCCCATGCGTGCGGGTCGGCTTCCTTGAGATGGTAGATCGACCGGTGAACGAAGTACTCGCGCATGTGTTCCCACGAACCTTCATTGCGCAGATACCAGGAAGGCCCGGTACCCGAAGAATGCGCAACGGACAAGTACTCCATTTCGGCAATCGCGTCGTTCCCTGGCTCGACGCTGTCGCGAAGATACGACATGAACGACTCTTCCAAGCCTGCGCGGAATCGCAGCACATCCGGATTCCATTCCCAGCGGTCGTCGACTCCGGCGAAGCCTCGGTAGTGCAACTCGTAGCACGTAGCCAACGCCACATGGAGGTCCCGAGACATCGGATCCACTCCACCGGAAGCCGGGGGCGCAGTTGTCGACTTACCGGTGATGAAGTCCACGACAGCGGCCGACAAGGGACCACAGGGTGCAGGTAGGGGAGGCGACGAAACGAGTGCAGTACTTGTCATCGATCCTGTTTACCCCTTCCGCCCGAAGCCAATCTCCTCTCGGACGTCCGAGAGGAGATTGGCGAGAGCACAGTCCGTCCGACGCAACGGGGTGAACCCGCTGCGTCGGACCGACAATTATTCTGCTCAGACCAGATCGAAGCGATCCAGCTGCATTACTTTGTCCCACGCAGCGACGAAGTCGTGGACGAACTTCTCGCAGGCGTCGTCCGACGCGTAGACCTCGGCCAGGGCGCGCAGTTCGGAGTTCGAGCCGAAGACGAGGTCGTTACGGGTACCGGACCACTTCACTTCTCCCGTCGCCGCGTCCTTTCCCTCGTAGATGCCTTCCTCCGATGTGGGAACCCACTCTGTGCCCATATCGAGGAGATTCACGAAGAAGTCGTTGGTCAAGGTTCCCGGACGCGTCGTCAAGACTCCATGTTCGGACTTTTTGTGGTTTGCTCCCAGCGCTCGAAGACCGCCGACCAGCACAGTCATCTCGGGCGCACTGAGAGTCAACAGGTTGGCCTTGTCGACCAGGGAGTACTCGGCCGGAAGGCGTTGGCCCTTGCCGACGTAGTTGCGGAATCCGTCCGATTTGGGTTCGAGAGCGGCGAACGACTCGATGTCCGTCTGATCCTGTGCTGCATCTGTGCGCCCCGGAGTGAATGGCACCGTGACATCGTGCCCGGCGCTCTGCGCGGCATGGTCGACGGCGGCACATCCGCCGAGGACAACGAGGTCGGCGAAGGAGATTTTCGCTGTTCCCGCAGCGTCGAAGGTCTCCTTGATCCCTTCCAGAACACGAATCGCGTTTGCCAGTTCGTCCGGTTCGTTGACCTCCCATCCGGCCTGTGGCTGCAGGCGAAGACGCCCACCGTTGGCGCCTCCACGCTTGTCACTGCCCCGAAACGACGACGCTGCAGCCCATGCTGTGGATATCAACTGTGGCCCGGTCAGCTCCGAAGCGAGGATAACGCTCTTGAGTTTTGAGATGTCTGCTTCGCCGACCGGCTCATGGTCGCGCGCCGGGATCGGGTCCTGCCACAGGAGGGTCTCGCTTGGAACCTCGGGACCGAGGTAGCGGGAGACCGGCCCCAGGTCACGATGGGTCAACTTGAACCAGACCTTCGAGAACTCCTCGGCCAGTTCCTCAGGGTGATCGAGCCAACGTCGAGTGATCTGCTCGTAGATCGGGTCGACACGCATCGCGATGTCACTGGTCAGCATCATCGGAGCGTGCCGCTTGGCAGGGTCGGCGGGGTCGGGAACGAGATCGGAGGCAGCGCCGTCCTTCGGACGCCACTGCCATGCACCACCCGGACCCTTGTGGACCTCCCACTCGTAGCCGTACAGCGTTTCGAGGAAAGTGTTGTCCCAGGTCGTCGGAGTCGGCGTCCAGGTACCTTCGATGCCACTGGTGATGGCATCTGCGCCGACGCCCGTGCCGTAGCTGTTCTTCCAGCCGAGACCCATCTGCTCGAGCGGTGCGGCCTCTGGCTCTGCGCCTATGTGAGGCTCGGGATCGGCTGCACCATGAACCTTTCCGAAGGTATGGCCGCCGACTGCCAACGCAGCGGTTTCGATATCGTTCATTGCCATCTTGCCGAACGTGTCGCGGATGTCGACGGCGGAACCCGCGGGATCGGGCTCGCCGTTCGGGCCTTCGGGGTTGACATAGATCAGACCCATTTGGACAGCGGCCAGAGGATTCTCCAGTTCCCGCTCGCCCGTGTAGCGCTCGTCGCCGAGCCATGTCTGTTCCGGTCCCCAGTAGACATCCTCGTCGGGCTCCCAGACGTCGACGCGGCCGCCGGCGAATCCGTAGGTCGGCAACCCCATCGATTCGATTGCCACGTTTCCGGTGAGGACGATGAGATCGGCCCATGAGAGCTTGTTGCCGTACTTCTTCTTGACAGGCCAGATCAGTCTGCGAGCCTTGTCGAGACTTGCGTTGTCCGGCCAGCTGTTCAACGGCGCGAATCTTTGCATCCCCGCGCCGGCACCGCCGCGTCCGTCCTGGATCCGGTACGTGCCCGCTGCGTGCCAGGCCATACGTACGAAAAATGGTCCGTAGTGACCGAAGTCCGCAGGCCACCATGGCTGTGAGTCCGTCATCAAGGCCGCAAGGTCGGCCTTGACCTCGGCGAGATCGAGCTTGGCGAACTCAGCGGCGTAGTCGAAGTTGTCGCCCATCGGGTTACCCACGGCCGGGTTCTTCTTGAGAATCCGTAGATTGAGGCTCTGCGGCCACCAATCACGATTGCTCCCACCCTCACTCGGATGTAGCTGCCGATCGTGTAGGACTGGGCAGGCCCCTCCCTCTTGGGGTTGGTCCTGGTTCATCTCTTTTTCGCGAGTGGTGTGGTCTTCAGACACGAGATTCCTTCCGGGGCTGGCTGATCGAACCGATCATGATTGTGATCGTGAACTCTGTGGGGGCGCGCAATCTGGGCAGATGCCCCAGAACACGACCTCGGCTTCGTGTACAGCGAATCCTCGAGTGTCGGATGCGGTGAGGCAGGGAGCCGATCCGACCGTGCAATCGACGTCGGAGATAGCCCCGCACGAGGTGCATACGAGGTGGTGGTGATTGTCGCCGACTCTGGATTCGTACCGCGCCACGGAACCGGCGGGTTGGATGCGGCGCACGAGCTGTGCGGCAGTCAAGGCGCTGAGCACGTCGTAGACGGCTTGCCTGGAGACGACCGGCAGTTCAGCGCGAACTACGGCATAGATGGACTCGGTGTCCGAGTGCGGGTACGTGTGCACCGCGTCGAGAACCTCGATGCGAGGGCGCGTGACACGAAGTGCTGCATCGCGCAACATCTCCCGGTAGTTGGGCCTCGAGGTCACCCCTGTGATACGACTCTCATTTCTTGAACAAGTCAAGTATTCGTCCGATATCCGCCTATACCTCGGAAGGACGCTCTGGTCATCGTCGCGCCCAGTTCGAAGTCCCCGTCGATCTCGAACTCGTGGTAGACAGGTCGCGTTCGGATGGGCGTTCGAGGTCGGGTGGTCGGAGATGGTGGGCAACAGCAGCGTGTGGTCGCGCCCGAACCAATCGATGTTCCCGGCGTCGATCGTCAGCGTCCTGTTCGTTCTCGGCATGGTGACCGGTTGGCTTTTGCTGTACTCGGTCAGCATTCTCGGTGCGCTGTGGAGAATGCAGGAGCCCAACGCGCCTGCCCCAGTGCTGAGCGTGTCGGATCAACTTGCCGACCTCATTGCGCTGGCGGTCCAGATGTCGTTGGGATTCATAGCGATCGGGCTGACTCTCGTCTTGCGTCGACGCACTCTCGCCACTGTGTTGCCCGAGCGCCATGGAACTGCACTCGATGCGGCCATCGCATGGTGCGCGGCCATCGCAGGTGCATCAGCGGTCGTGTTGGTGCTCGGCCAGCTAGGTATCGCGCGGTTCGACTTCTCGGTGCCGGCGGTCGTGGAGTCACCCTGGCTGGCTGTCGCTTCAGCGTTGGCAACCGGGTTGCGTGAGGAGCCACTCCTAGCGGCGTTGCCCGTTCTCCTTCTTGCGGGTCGACTACCGATCGGATGGATCGTGGTTCTCGCCGCCACCATGCGAGGCTTGCTCTACGTGTACTTCGGCTTCGGCGGGTTCGTGTGGGCATTCCTCTGGGGCGCAGCTGCGGTGTGGGTTTATTTCCGGTTCCGAAGGCTGTGGGTCCTGATACTTCTCCACGGTCTGGTGATGAACATGCAAGCCCTCGACCGTGTAATCGCCGACGACAATGCAGCAACCATTTTGCAATGGTGCAACATCCTGGTCCTTTTCGGTGCGTTGCTGTATTGGCTGGTACCACGTGCGCTCGACGCGGTGCTGCCGGGCGAATCGGAGACCCCTTCGGTCGATGGGCACACCGGCTCGGACGCGATTTCCGTGCACGAAGTTCCGCCGACAGTGCGGCTTCCCGCCGAAGATGCAGACAGAGTGTGACCGGTCGAGCGATCGAAAAAGATTGTGGGATATGGCAATGAGCACAAGTCGATCAGCCCGACGACTCGGTGAGTCGTTTCCTGGCGTCGGTATATGTATGGGCGCCGGGGTAGGTATCACTATCGGCGCCGCCGTCGGCGGCGCGCCCGGTATAGCAGTCGGAATCGTTGTGGGCGCAGGCCTTGGACTGGTTGGCGGGTCGATCGCGTCGTTGTGGACCCGGTATTCGTGCGAGAGCTCGGCGTTGCACGATGAGTAGGATGTATCAACTGTCCCGCACACCGACCGAGGAGTTGTCGATGCCCGATTCCGACCAGCAGGTCGTCGCGGCGTTGGGCATCCATTCTGGTGATTTCGGTGTTCGATCCGACGGCGAAGTCTTGTGGAACGTTCGCGGACAATATTCCGTCCCGATATGGATTCCGTCGTGATCGCGGACGAACGGTTGGAACGTTCGTCGATCGTGTCCGCATTATCGGAATTCGATTCTCGGCGGATGGCGGTTGGCGACATGCGAGCGGCCGCTGTGGCCATAGCCATCGGTGGTGAACCGTACCGACGACGGATGCTTCTCACCATGCGTCCCTCGCGTCTGCGCGCTCATCCAGGGCAATTCGCTTTGCCAGGAGGTGGCATCGACCCGGGGGAGTCGGCTGAGGATGCTTGTCTGCGTGAACTCGGCGAGGAGCTGAACGTGCATGTTTCTCCACACGATGTCCTTGGCCGGCTCGACGATTACGGCACTCGATCCGGGTATGTGATCACGCCGTTCGTCGTGTGGGTTGGCGATACGTTGAAGCATGTCGTGCCGAACGTCGTCGAGGTCGAGATCGTGTACGAGGTCGAGGCCTCGGAGATCGATATAGACCCGAGATTCGTGGCGATCCCGGAATCCGAACGGCCCGTCATCCAATGGCCGTTCCGAGATTCGCTGGTACACGCGCCGACGGGTGCAGTCGTTCATCAGTTCCGCGAAGTCGTCTTCCATCGGCGCCATACTCGCGTGGCAGACTTCGAGCAACCGGTGTTCGCGTGGCGGTGACTTTTCGCCCCACGTGTGGGTACCAATCCAGCCTCAATCAAGGCGTCGACGACAAAGGATCGAGGTGTGGGTGGTGAGCGATCCGTGTTCCGACGCCGATCTCAATAGCAGGGTTCTCACTGTGCCGAACGTGCTCAGCACACTTCGGTTGCTGGCGATCCCTCTATTTCTCTATCTGCTCCTCGTTCCTGAAGCAGATGGATGGGCGCTGACAGTCCTGCTGCTCAGCGGTGCAACCGACTGGCTGGACGGAAAGCTTGCACGGGCGCTCGATCAGTCATCGCAACTCGGTGCAATTCTGGACCCGTTGGTGGACCGATTGTCGGTCGTGAGTGCTCTCGCTGCATTCGTTGCCCGCGGGATCATTCCGTGGTGGGTGGCGGCGATTCTGATCGGACGCGACGTTGTCCTTGCGGGTACTTTGCTGATCTACCGCCGACGCGGACTACCGCCACCCGAGGTGATTTATCTGGGTAAAGCAGCAACCTTCGTGATCATGGTCGCCCTTCCTGTGCTGCTCGGTGCCACCGGAGAGTCGGTCGTCGCGGATGTGCTCACACCGATCGGATATTCGCTGATCATTTGGGGGACGGCTCTCTATACCTGGACAGGAGTGCTCTACACCTACAAGGCATCGGTCGTGGCGAAGACGATTCCGAGGAGCCAGAATCAACGTGTTTCGTGATGCGTAAACCACCGATACGCAACCCGACGCCTTCACTGCTGAAGTCGTTGATGAGCGAACACCTCGATCCAGGGTATGCAGCCGCCTCGGCGACCAAGTCGTCGAAATCCACTCGGTCCCCGATAGACGTGGTCCTCGCCATCGTCGGCGTAGTTCTCATCGGCAGCGTCTTCGGTGTGGCGCTATCTCGAGTCGACGTCCTCAGGTCGGACGCGTCCGGTCAAGCGCACGACTTGGTGGAGACGGTACGCGAGGCAGAGAGCCGGTCCGACGCGATGGAACGAACTCGGTCCACTCTCGCCGGCGAGGTCGAATCAGCCCGGTCGAGCGTCTTACAGAGCGACAATGACGGCGCATCGATTCTGAGTTCACTGAGGAACATCGAGTCTGCGGCGGGTGCCGAGATTTCGTCCGGTGCAGGCATCGCCGTCGTGGTCACCGAGCCGCCTGCCTCGGCAAACCTGTCCGATGTTTCGCAGAAGAAACGTGGAAACTCTGCGGCCACCGTACTGGACCGAGATCTCCAAGTGGTCGTGAATTCATTGTGGGCGAGTGGTGCCGAGGCGATTGCAGTCGACGGTATCCGAATCGGCCCGAACGTGACGATCAGGCAGGCGGGCGGGGCCATGCTCGTAGACAATCATCCAGTCTTCTCCCCGTACACGATCGACGCGATCGGGTCGCCCGACCAACTGCAGGTTCGATTTGCGGTTAGTGATGCCCACCTGAGAATGTCAGCGCTCACTCAGCTCTACGATGTCGGCTTCGAAGTGCGGTCCGAGGATTCACTCGAACTGCCCGCAGCCGCGGTCAGGACTGCCCCGCGTACACAGCAGGAAGGCGGAAGGTGACACAGGAACGCAACGAAGGGGTAGGGGCAAACTCTATGTCCGACGACCGTGCCACACATGCTCTGAACAGGCGCGGCGGCGGGTTGGTTCTGCTGGCATTCCTGGCTCTCGGGATCGGGGTACTGATCGGAACCGTGTCCGGCCCGCAGATTCCCGGTGCAGTCGCGCCGTATCTACCGATCGCCGTGGTCGCTGCGCTCGATGCGGTCTTCGGCGGCCTCAGAGCGTATCTGGACGAAATCTTCGATTCCAAGGTCTTCGTCGTCTCGTTCGTCTTCAACGTGCTCGTCGCAGCACTCATTGTGTGGCTGGGAGATCAGCTCGGAGTGGGTACACAGCTGTCGACGGCCATAGTCGTAGTTCTAGGCATCCGGATCTTCGGAAATGCCGCAGCCTTGCGCCGTCGACTGTTCGGAGCCTGACCGCAGTGGCACGAGAGGGAAGGCACGAGTTCCACGGTGATCGGCGCCGACGCAGGACGATCGTGTTCGGTTCGCTGACGATCGTTTTGATGATCGCCCTCGGGATCGGCTTGGCCGCGCAGGTTCGCGTGAACGACAGTGAGAATTCACTCGACAGCGCGCGCCCTGGCGATCTTCTCGTCCTCCTGGACAATCTGGGTCGTAGAGAAGCCGCGCTGCGTGAAGACATCACCTCGCTACAGGACACGCTGGCAACACTGCAGCAGGAGGACGGCGGCTCCGGTGCCGCGCTCACCGAAGCGCGCGAGCGTCTCGACGCCTTGTCGGTACTCGTTGGGACCGTTCCCGCGACGGGCCCAGGCATCGTGATGACTGTGGAAGACCCCCGCAACGGCGTCGGTTCGGAGGTCCTCGTGGATGCGTTGCAGGAGCTGCGAGCGGCAGGCGCGGAGACGGTGCAGATCGCCGGCAGTGACAACGATGGAGTGCGTATCGGATTGGACTCGTGGATTGCGGGAAGTGCAGGGGCGGTCGTCGTGGACGGGCAGAGGGTAAGTGCACCGTTCGTCTACACCGCAGTCGGCGATCCGGCGACGTTGGCCGCAGCATTGGATATTCCTGGCGGTGTGGTCGATACGGTAGCCAGGAATGGAGGTCAATGCCGGATTTCACAATCGGAGCAGGTCACCGTGTCCGCCTTGCGGGACCCATGATCACGTCAATACGCTCATCGAGCAAAACCCAGCATCACCGTCCGGTGAGCTCAGACGAAAGGACTGCCGAGTTGAGCGAGATCGAGCTGCCTGCCGATTTGTTTTACACACCTGAACACGAGTGGGTACAGCGACTAGGCCCATCCAGCGTCCGAGTTGGTATCACCGACTATGCACAGGCGCAATTGGGTGATGTCGTGTTCGTTCAGCTGCCTTCTGTCGGCGACGACGTCACCGCCGGCTCCTCCATGGGCGAGGTCGAATCGACCAAAAGTGTTTCTGACGTGTTCGCACCACTGACCGCCAAAGTTATTGCCGTCAACGAAGTTCTGGAGGCCGATCCGGAAAAGGTGAATTCGGGACCCTACACCGACGGGTGGTTGGTCGAGCTGGAGGTCTCCTCGGTAGAGGTCTTGGACGCCGCAGTGTCAGAGATGCTCGATGCGGACGGATATGCTGCTATTACGACCGAGTAATTAGCGGACGCGAGCTGAAGCAACCGTCTACACCCATGCCCGTCCGCAAGGTACGGTCGTTGTTGTGCAGTTGTCGTGTCGGGGCTCAGGTCCGTAGGAACACAGAACAAGCAAACTATTTTGCGTCGACCGTGGTGTTAGTCGCCAGGGTGCAGAGGACTGAGAAGGAGAAACGGTGAGCGAGAACGACAACGACGGCATCTACGGAGAGTCGCCAGCGGAAACCACTTCGGTTTTTCGTGCGGATTTCTTGCAGGAGCTGGATAACTCGGCGACGAGCCAGACCTCGGAGGCCCCGGTGTCGGGCGTGGAAGGCCTTCCCGTCGGATCTGCTCTTCTCGTCGTGAAGAGGGGACCTAATGCAGGGTCTCGATTCCTACTGGACCAGCCGACGACTTCTGCCGGCCGTCATCCGGACAGTGACATTTTCTTGGACGATGTCACTGTGAGCCGGCGTCATGCCGAGTTCCGTCAGGACGAGAACGAGTTTCAGGTGGTCGACGTCGGAAGCCTCAACGGAACCTATGTCAACCGCGAGCCTGTCGACTCGGCTGTGCTCACCAACGGTGACGAGGTCCAGATCGGCAAGTTCCGCCTGGTATTCCTGACAGGTCCACGCGGCGGCGCCGGATCCCAGGTCGGCGAATCGTCTGCGGGTGCGGGCAGCCAGTGACCGCCGTCGGGCAGCAGTCTCCCGGGGGGATGTCGATTGGCTCCGTCCTCGATCGACTTCGGCCCGACTTTCCTGACGTCACGATTTCCAAGATTCGATTCCTCGAAGCGGAAGGGTTGATTTCGCCCGAGCGCACAGCGTCCGGATACCGCCGTTTCTCCATCGCCGATTGCGAGCGGTTGAGATACGTATTGACGGCGCAGCGAGATCAATACCTTCCGCTGAAGGTGATCAAAGAGCAGCTCGAAGCCATCGACAGTGGTGTTGCACGCGTCGAGCGTGCAGAGGATGCGCCTCGCAGACCCCGCGGCCTCAGTATTGCTCCCGGTGAAGTGTCGCCTGAAGAGTTTCTCGCCGATCGTGAGGTCAGAGTCAGCAAGGCCGACCTCATGGAACGAGCGGGTGTCGACGAGACTTTCGTGACCGAGCTCATTCGCGGCGGCCTACTGACGCCGGGTCAGGCCGGCTTCTACGATGAGGGCTCGATAACCCTTGCGCGGACTGCGAAAGCGATGTTGCAGTTCGGTCTCGAGGTTCGGCACCTACGAGCTTTCAAATTGGCTGCTGATCGGGAAGCCGGTTTGGTAGCGCAAATCGCCGGACCAGTTGCGAAGGGCCGAGATGCGGGAGCGCGGGACCGAGCCGAAGAAATGATCAGAGAGCTGGCTGCGCTGTCCTTGACGCTGCACACTTGTCTGGTCAAGGCCGCGGTGCGCGGTGCGCTCGATCGCTGAGCGTTCGCCTCGTTTCGTGCTCCTACCTAGGCCACCCTCCGCATGGCCGGTCGATTCCAATAGACTCGGCTGCAGTGGGCGGACCCTGACCTGCGGCCCGATTTTCAACGCATATGGGAGGCAGAGGCAATGAGTGAGATGCGTGTTGTCGGTATTCGTGTCGAGCAGCCTCAGAATCAGCCCGTTCTGCTTCTGCGTGAAGCCGATGGAGAGCGATACCTGCCCATCTGGATCGGGCAGACCGAAGCGGCGGCCATTGTGCTCGAGCAGCAGGGTGTGCAACCGGGCAGACCCCTGACGCACGACTTGATCAAGGACTTGATCGGCGCTTTGGGACACACTTTGAAGGAAGTTCGCATCGTGGACCTTCAGGAGGGCACGTTCTATGCGGATCTGGTCTTCGACAAGGATATCCGAGTTTCTGCCCGTCCATCGGACTCCATCGCAATCGCGTTGCGGGCGGGCGTCCCTATATTTGCCGAGGAGCCTGTCCTTTCCGAAGCAGGACTCCTGATGCCTAATGAGC
This region of Rhodococcus sp. PAMC28707 genomic DNA includes:
- a CDS encoding bifunctional nuclease family protein, yielding MSEMRVVGIRVEQPQNQPVLLLREADGERYLPIWIGQTEAAAIVLEQQGVQPGRPLTHDLIKDLIGALGHTLKEVRIVDLQEGTFYADLVFDKDIRVSARPSDSIAIALRAGVPIFAEEPVLSEAGLLMPNEREDEVEKFKEFLESVSPDDFKATDG